One stretch of Sander vitreus isolate 19-12246 chromosome 16, sanVit1, whole genome shotgun sequence DNA includes these proteins:
- the cetn3 gene encoding centrin-3 produces MSLSLRTELTADKTKRKKRRELTEDQKHEIKEAFELFDTDKDKEIDYHELKVAMRALGFEVKKVDVLKILKDYDREGNGKITFDDFNEVVTDRILERDPKEEIMKAFKLFDDDESGKISLRNLRRVARELGENVSDEELRSMIDEFDTDGDGEINQEDFLSIMTGEC; encoded by the exons ATGAGTCTGTCTCTAAG GACTGAACTTACAGCCGACAAAACCAAGCGCAAGAAGAGGCGAGAGCTCACCGAGGACCAGAAACATGAAATCAAAGAAGCTTTCGAGTTGTTCGACACAGACAAAGATAAAGAAATCGACTACCACGAGCTGAAG GTGGCGATGCGTGCACTTGGATTTGAAGTGAAGAAAGTGGACGTTTTGAAGATTCTTAAAGACTACGATAGAGAGGGaaacggaaaaataacatttgaTGATTTCAATGAAGTTG TGACTGATCGCATCCTGGAGCGAGACCCAAAGGAGGAGATCATGAAGGCCTTCAAGCTGTTTGACGACGACGAGTCGGGAAAGATCAGTCTGAGGAACCTGAGACGAGTCGCCCGCGAACTCGGGGAGAACGTCAGCGACGAGGAGCTGCGCAGCATGATCGACGAGTTCGACACAGACGGAGACGGTGAAA TAAATCAGGAGGACTTCCTCTCCATCATGACCGGAGAATGTTGA